One window from the genome of Nitrospira defluvii encodes:
- a CDS encoding tetratricopeptide repeat protein: MPLSATPCVVIAFILTLLAIDPAGAGDAPHLVTLALIDKPWAVRLDVTGFRVHVDGVKPDGRRYLFATDDARSIQLSVTLQAVPGPATEQGCLLHLEHVARATIPATDQGPLRDNRRNLTLLEYVLPATGKAPAEQFHLLACTGKDDVYADIHLSQPLGKGSDPASLRTLLDSLTIVAASAPSSLDHFRAGSAPYLLGKFALAIPHYEQALVLEQANPTLEQTLWQLLIHNLGTAYGRTGRFGRAKATFDYGLSKDPANPMWHYELARTYAGMNDRDRMLQALDSAFFHHRNRQGDKQMPDPRQDGSFGRFMLDPAFRRLAESLMQPAI; the protein is encoded by the coding sequence ATGCCGCTGTCAGCGACACCCTGTGTCGTCATCGCATTCATTCTGACGCTCCTGGCGATCGACCCCGCCGGTGCGGGCGACGCGCCACACCTGGTGACGCTCGCCCTTATCGATAAACCCTGGGCGGTGCGCCTGGATGTCACCGGATTCCGCGTGCACGTGGACGGAGTGAAACCGGACGGCCGTCGATATCTGTTCGCAACCGACGACGCCCGTTCCATACAACTCTCCGTGACACTCCAAGCGGTTCCCGGACCAGCCACCGAGCAGGGTTGCCTTCTCCATTTGGAGCATGTCGCCCGGGCAACCATACCGGCGACGGACCAGGGCCCTCTTCGAGATAACAGGCGGAACCTCACCCTGCTCGAATACGTCCTACCCGCGACAGGCAAGGCTCCAGCTGAACAATTCCATCTCCTGGCCTGCACCGGCAAGGACGACGTGTATGCCGATATTCATCTCTCTCAACCGCTCGGGAAGGGCAGCGATCCCGCGTCCCTGCGCACCCTGCTGGATAGCCTTACCATCGTCGCGGCGTCCGCGCCCAGCAGTCTCGATCACTTCCGCGCAGGAAGTGCCCCCTATCTGCTGGGGAAATTCGCCCTCGCCATCCCACACTATGAACAGGCGCTCGTCCTCGAACAGGCCAACCCGACGTTGGAACAGACACTCTGGCAGCTCCTGATCCACAACCTCGGCACGGCCTACGGCCGGACCGGACGCTTCGGGCGGGCGAAAGCGACGTTCGACTATGGCCTCTCGAAGGATCCGGCGAATCCGATGTGGCACTACGAACTCGCACGCACTTACGCGGGAATGAACGACCGGGACAGGATGCTGCAAGCCCTGGATAGCGCATTCTTTCACCACCGGAATCGGCAGGGCGACAAACAGATGCCGGATCCCCGCCAAGACGGCTCATTCGGCCGGTTCATGTTGGATCCGGCCTTTCGACGGTTGGCAGAATCCCTCATGCAACCGGCCATCTGA
- a CDS encoding PilZ domain-containing protein, translated as MAKRKSTRVEMNRLIELQGPRGVSQGVVRDFSPGGCRIQQADVKVNCGMRLTLRISLPDRIDPIEIKPSVVTWVGKDAFGVEFLSLSTETRARVKAVHELLLEAQTAHESERVISLPGVSWTSSSAK; from the coding sequence ATGGCCAAGCGTAAGAGCACCAGGGTGGAGATGAATCGACTGATCGAGCTGCAGGGCCCACGAGGAGTCAGTCAGGGCGTCGTGCGGGACTTTTCTCCCGGAGGCTGCCGAATCCAGCAAGCCGATGTCAAGGTGAATTGCGGGATGCGCTTGACGCTGCGGATCTCACTTCCGGACCGCATCGACCCCATCGAAATCAAACCCTCCGTCGTGACCTGGGTCGGCAAGGACGCCTTCGGCGTGGAATTCCTCTCGCTGTCAACGGAAACACGGGCGCGGGTGAAAGCCGTCCACGAACTGCTGCTCGAGGCCCAAACCGCACACGAATCCGAGCGAGTCATCTCTCTTCCCGGCGTGTCCTGGACCTCATCATCTGCGAAATGA
- a CDS encoding sodium:calcium antiporter produces MLVSWIILVLSGAAIVLAGTRLSRYGDQIAALTGIGRLWIGVVFMAAATSLPEVFTTVSACLIDAPDLAAGDLFGAVLANMFTLGLIDLVYRDKRVWEQATFEHTLVAALAMLLTGMAAFLLLFRNGTGSSVIQGGSALLFLIYVFGMRVVFRQEDVKRRQRAQQLLAQAAAEDDQGQVSVRRDGLRRAAIGFLAATMILVLAAPLLAKSAKEIADQSGVSTTFLGTSLVAVVTTLPELVTSLAAVRLGAFDLAVGNLFGSNAFNMAAFLFADLAYHEGPLFGAIASTHALTALWGIVMMNIGLMGIVYRVEKRYWLIEPDSLVMILGYLLGLLLLF; encoded by the coding sequence GTGCTTGTCTCATGGATCATTCTCGTGCTGAGCGGAGCCGCGATTGTCCTCGCGGGGACGCGACTCTCCCGTTACGGAGATCAGATTGCTGCGCTGACAGGAATCGGGCGTCTGTGGATCGGTGTCGTGTTCATGGCGGCGGCGACGTCGCTGCCCGAGGTGTTCACGACGGTCAGCGCCTGTCTGATCGATGCGCCGGATCTGGCCGCCGGAGACCTCTTCGGTGCGGTGCTGGCCAATATGTTCACTCTCGGCCTCATTGACCTTGTCTATCGTGATAAACGGGTCTGGGAGCAGGCTACATTCGAACATACGCTGGTGGCTGCGCTCGCCATGCTCCTGACCGGCATGGCCGCATTTCTTCTATTGTTTCGGAATGGGACGGGGTCTTCAGTCATTCAAGGGGGGAGCGCCCTGCTCTTCCTGATCTATGTTTTCGGCATGCGGGTCGTGTTTCGGCAGGAAGATGTCAAGCGACGTCAACGGGCGCAGCAACTCCTTGCCCAAGCGGCGGCCGAGGACGACCAGGGGCAAGTCTCGGTCCGGCGAGACGGATTGCGCCGGGCAGCCATCGGATTCCTCGCGGCCACCATGATTCTGGTTCTTGCCGCGCCCCTGCTCGCGAAATCGGCCAAGGAGATCGCGGATCAATCGGGTGTGAGTACGACGTTCCTGGGGACATCGCTCGTGGCCGTGGTCACGACGTTGCCCGAATTGGTCACGTCTCTGGCCGCTGTCCGGCTCGGTGCCTTCGATCTTGCCGTGGGCAATCTCTTCGGCAGCAACGCGTTCAACATGGCTGCCTTCCTGTTTGCCGATCTGGCCTACCACGAGGGGCCGCTGTTCGGCGCGATCGCCTCCACGCATGCGCTGACCGCCCTGTGGGGCATTGTGATGATGAATATCGGGCTGATGGGAATCGTGTATCGGGTTGAGAAGCGGTATTGGCTTATCGAACCAGACAGCCTCGTGATGATCCTTGGATATCTGCTCGGCCTCTTGTTGTTGTTTTGA
- a CDS encoding ATP-binding protein, which translates to MTGSPQSSNGRSYDPQVLLNSQPVVVTVIDPAGHAVQFQNQTSLGTFGDMAGARCHEKIAGKPSPCDFCRMPDALIRDGVVSEQVDMPDGRRLLFHWAKAPTVDGRVHVIETIVDLTQRKQDEQSARQSQKMEALGRLAAGIAHDFNNLLMVVIGHAQRVAQQLGSHPCHHEIEVIGQAGTRAAALTKKLLTFSRRQVLEQRDVPLNTLIRDMEDILRRLIGEQIQTVIVLDPQAGHVLGDPVQIEQVLLNLALNARDAMAEGGILTIETGNADLDDAYVRAHPGAIPGPYVKLVVEDTGSGIDGETLAHIFEPFFSTKASDKGTGLGLATVYGIVKESRGYIDVTSQLGKGSRFTVMLPRVPSQAAEAEQVAAPRPKPETSATILLVEDDEGIRRLVSAVLRDRGYEVLAAADGVEALQMLQLRKGGCDLLITDVILPRMKAAVLAQGARTMFPDIRVLYISGYAGDMLGAHGVDAQAAYLQKPFLPQAIIDKVAELLLPGRPQ; encoded by the coding sequence ATGACCGGCTCTCCGCAATCGTCCAATGGTCGTTCCTATGATCCGCAAGTCCTGCTGAACTCGCAGCCGGTGGTGGTGACGGTCATCGATCCTGCCGGCCATGCCGTGCAGTTTCAAAATCAGACCAGCCTGGGCACCTTCGGCGACATGGCGGGCGCACGCTGTCATGAAAAAATCGCGGGGAAGCCCTCACCTTGTGACTTTTGTCGCATGCCCGATGCCCTGATCAGAGACGGCGTGGTCTCGGAGCAGGTAGACATGCCGGACGGCCGACGACTCTTGTTCCATTGGGCCAAGGCACCGACCGTCGACGGGCGGGTGCATGTCATCGAAACGATTGTGGATCTGACTCAGCGAAAGCAGGACGAGCAGAGCGCGCGGCAGTCGCAAAAAATGGAAGCCCTGGGCCGGCTGGCCGCCGGCATTGCGCATGACTTCAATAACCTGCTGATGGTCGTGATCGGACACGCGCAGCGGGTGGCTCAGCAGTTAGGCTCTCACCCCTGTCATCATGAAATCGAAGTCATCGGGCAGGCGGGTACGCGTGCCGCGGCGTTGACCAAGAAACTGTTGACCTTCAGTCGCCGTCAGGTCCTAGAGCAGCGGGATGTGCCGCTCAACACCCTGATCCGTGACATGGAAGATATTTTGCGCCGCTTGATCGGGGAGCAGATCCAGACCGTCATCGTGCTCGATCCCCAGGCTGGGCATGTGTTGGGGGATCCGGTGCAGATCGAACAGGTGTTGCTCAATCTGGCGCTGAATGCCCGCGATGCCATGGCAGAAGGAGGGATCCTGACGATCGAAACGGGCAACGCCGATCTGGATGACGCCTATGTCCGTGCGCACCCGGGGGCGATTCCCGGTCCGTACGTCAAATTGGTGGTCGAGGATACCGGATCGGGCATCGATGGAGAAACCCTCGCTCATATTTTTGAACCATTCTTCAGCACCAAGGCCTCCGATAAGGGGACGGGCCTGGGGTTGGCGACGGTCTATGGCATTGTGAAAGAGAGTCGCGGCTACATCGATGTGACCAGTCAACTGGGTAAGGGCTCTCGCTTCACGGTCATGCTCCCGCGGGTGCCGTCTCAGGCCGCCGAAGCCGAACAGGTTGCTGCCCCACGGCCCAAGCCGGAAACTTCCGCGACGATTCTCCTGGTGGAAGACGACGAGGGGATTCGTCGTCTCGTGTCGGCGGTGCTTCGCGACCGGGGGTATGAGGTGCTGGCGGCGGCAGACGGGGTGGAGGCGTTGCAGATGTTGCAGTTGCGCAAGGGCGGCTGCGACCTGCTGATTACGGACGTCATTCTGCCCAGGATGAAGGCCGCGGTGTTGGCCCAGGGGGCACGGACCATGTTTCCGGATATTCGGGTGTTGTACATCTCCGGTTATGCCGGGGATATGTTGGGGGCGCATGGAGTGGACGCCCAGGCCGCCTATCTGCAGAAACCGTTTTTGCCTCAAGCCATCATCGACAAAGTGGCTGAACTGCTCCTGCCAGGACGGCCGCAATAA
- a CDS encoding alkaline phosphatase family protein yields the protein MNRQVVATALAVLLFSTSLLFASPPLPKPDHIVIVIEENHAFSQIIDSPAAPYLNALARKGALLTNSFGVTHPSQPNYIALFAGSIDGVSRNHCPTSLTTPNLHSTLALVGRTFAGYAEDLPSTGSVDCVAGAYARKHNPWVNWQSSPINTVPAEDNRPFSDFPADFERLPTVSFVIPNQLNDMHDGKEPDRIQRGDQWLQTHLDRYVEWAQTHNSLLIITWDEDNGKSDNHIPTILVGPMVRPGRYGEPLDHYGLLRTITDMYGAKPVGLSRQALPLSTIWATPAVTP from the coding sequence ATGAACAGGCAGGTCGTAGCCACCGCGCTCGCAGTCCTCCTCTTCTCGACGAGTCTGCTTTTTGCCTCGCCACCCCTGCCCAAGCCCGACCACATCGTGATCGTGATCGAGGAGAACCATGCGTTCTCCCAGATCATCGACTCACCGGCGGCCCCGTATCTCAACGCACTGGCCCGGAAAGGCGCGTTGTTGACCAACTCCTTCGGCGTGACTCACCCCAGTCAACCGAACTACATCGCCCTCTTTGCCGGATCCATCGACGGCGTCAGCCGGAACCATTGCCCCACGTCGTTAACCACTCCGAATCTTCATAGCACCCTGGCGCTTGTCGGCCGGACCTTTGCCGGATACGCGGAGGATCTCCCCTCCACCGGTTCCGTAGACTGCGTCGCAGGCGCGTATGCCCGGAAACATAATCCCTGGGTCAACTGGCAATCGTCTCCCATCAATACCGTGCCCGCCGAGGACAATCGCCCCTTTTCCGACTTTCCTGCTGACTTCGAGAGGCTGCCCACGGTCAGCTTTGTCATTCCCAATCAACTCAACGATATGCACGACGGCAAGGAGCCCGACCGGATTCAACGCGGAGACCAGTGGCTCCAGACCCATCTCGATCGCTACGTCGAATGGGCGCAAACACACAACAGTCTCTTGATCATCACCTGGGACGAAGACAACGGAAAATCAGACAATCACATTCCGACGATTCTGGTGGGACCAATGGTGCGACCGGGCCGCTATGGAGAGCCCTTGGACCATTACGGATTATTGAGAACCATCACAGATATGTATGGCGCGAAACCAGTCGGCCTCAGCCGCCAAGCGCTGCCCCTCTCCACGATCTGGGCCACGCCGGCAGTCACACCCTAG
- a CDS encoding cation-translocating P-type ATPase: MADQQQQRPRWHARPQGEIERELGVDPVAGLSEAEAARRLSVHGRNELPEAPPPSPWHILATQFTSLIVWVLIGAALVSGLLGEWIDAGAILAIVVLNGLLGFLQEYRAEQSLAALRTLAVTYARVVRDGTRLNLSSTELVPGDIIDVEAGDHVPADARLLQAAAFRTQEAALTGESTPVEKLSAALPDSDLPLADQRNMLFMGTTVTGGKGRAVVVATGSVTELGRIATLMTAVPIEPTPLQRRLEQFGHVLLALSLGIVLVVFGLGVWRGEPLFDMFLTAVSLAVAAIPEGLPAIVTTTLALGVMRMVSRHALIRRLPAVETLGAATVICTDKTGTLTKNEMTVTKLAIDDLVIEVTGEGYAPVGTIVGGDPREGALRELLWTALLCNGASLKQAEGKWAVVGDPTEGALLVAGRKGGWVQEELARAQPLVGELPFDSDRKMMTMVRRLGERAVAYVKGAPDVLLGSCDEYVTKTGERRPLTESLRHSILSVNQQFARQALRVVALASRVLDPQPTSFDPDLVERRLCFLGLAAMKDPLRPEAKSAVDLCRSAGIATVMITGDHKETALAIAREAGFASGPTQALSGLELNRLSDADLASRVRTVSVYARVSAEHKLRIVRAWRAQGAVVAMTGDGVNDAPAVREADIGIAMGVTGTDVTKDASDMVVTDDNFASIAAAVEEGRSIYANIRKSVHYLLSCNLSEVLVMLGSTVLGWPLPLLPIHILWINLVTDGFPALALAVDPKDPDVMKRPPRDPQAPLLDRGRFLTVCVQGLVMAAATLAVFGIALSIVKDEVSFARTMTFTTLVLVQFLHAFTCRHDRYSLFQVGVASNRMLVGAVLVSALLQGAILLSPWGQEIFKVVPLRADEWSVIVGFGLLPFLVMELWKAWSRARSGRPETVSPHYS; this comes from the coding sequence ATGGCCGACCAGCAGCAGCAGCGGCCGCGGTGGCATGCCCGCCCGCAGGGCGAGATCGAGCGGGAACTCGGTGTCGATCCGGTCGCGGGGCTCAGCGAGGCGGAAGCCGCGCGCCGATTGTCGGTGCATGGCCGCAATGAGTTGCCGGAAGCGCCGCCGCCCTCCCCGTGGCATATTCTGGCCACCCAATTTACGAGCCTCATCGTCTGGGTCTTGATCGGCGCCGCACTGGTGTCCGGTCTGCTGGGGGAGTGGATCGACGCCGGCGCGATTCTCGCCATTGTTGTGTTGAACGGCTTGCTGGGATTCCTCCAGGAGTATCGAGCGGAACAATCGTTGGCTGCCCTGCGCACCCTGGCCGTGACCTATGCGCGAGTCGTGCGTGACGGTACGCGGCTCAATCTGTCCTCGACAGAATTGGTTCCCGGCGACATCATCGATGTGGAAGCAGGGGACCACGTTCCGGCCGATGCCCGCCTGCTCCAGGCCGCTGCCTTTCGGACACAGGAAGCGGCGTTGACCGGGGAGTCCACGCCGGTTGAGAAGCTTAGTGCGGCCTTGCCCGACAGCGACCTGCCTCTGGCTGATCAACGAAACATGCTGTTCATGGGGACCACCGTTACCGGCGGCAAAGGCCGGGCGGTCGTCGTGGCGACCGGTAGTGTGACTGAATTGGGCCGCATTGCGACGTTGATGACCGCGGTGCCGATTGAGCCGACCCCGTTGCAACGTCGTTTGGAGCAATTCGGCCATGTGCTGTTGGCGCTTTCGCTGGGCATCGTGCTGGTGGTGTTTGGACTGGGAGTGTGGCGGGGGGAGCCACTCTTCGACATGTTTCTGACGGCCGTCAGCCTGGCGGTGGCGGCGATTCCAGAAGGATTGCCGGCGATCGTGACCACGACCCTGGCGTTGGGGGTGATGCGCATGGTGAGTCGGCACGCGCTCATTCGTCGCCTGCCGGCTGTGGAAACCTTGGGCGCGGCGACGGTGATTTGCACCGACAAAACCGGGACCTTGACCAAGAACGAAATGACGGTCACGAAGCTGGCCATTGATGACCTGGTGATCGAGGTGACCGGAGAAGGGTATGCGCCGGTAGGTACGATTGTCGGCGGTGATCCTCGTGAGGGTGCGCTGCGTGAGCTGCTCTGGACGGCGCTCTTGTGTAACGGCGCCTCACTAAAACAGGCTGAAGGCAAGTGGGCGGTCGTGGGCGATCCCACCGAAGGCGCGCTGCTCGTTGCGGGTCGAAAGGGCGGATGGGTGCAAGAGGAATTGGCACGGGCACAGCCGCTGGTGGGAGAACTTCCGTTTGATTCCGACCGCAAGATGATGACGATGGTGCGCCGGTTGGGGGAGCGGGCCGTGGCCTATGTGAAGGGTGCGCCCGATGTGTTGCTCGGCTCGTGCGACGAGTATGTGACGAAGACAGGCGAGCGACGGCCTCTGACTGAATCGCTCCGGCATTCAATCCTTTCCGTCAATCAGCAGTTCGCACGGCAGGCTCTCCGTGTGGTGGCGTTGGCTTCTCGCGTCCTTGATCCGCAGCCGACATCGTTCGATCCCGACCTGGTTGAGCGGCGGTTGTGTTTTTTGGGGCTGGCGGCCATGAAGGACCCCTTGCGTCCTGAGGCCAAATCCGCAGTCGATCTCTGCCGTTCGGCGGGCATCGCGACGGTCATGATCACCGGCGACCATAAGGAGACGGCGCTCGCTATCGCACGGGAGGCGGGTTTCGCGAGCGGCCCGACGCAGGCCCTTTCCGGTCTTGAACTGAACAGGCTCAGTGATGCCGATCTGGCGTCACGGGTGCGGACCGTGTCGGTGTACGCGCGGGTCTCGGCGGAACATAAGCTCCGTATCGTCAGGGCCTGGCGCGCGCAAGGGGCGGTCGTGGCGATGACCGGCGACGGAGTCAATGATGCGCCGGCGGTGCGGGAGGCGGACATCGGAATTGCGATGGGCGTGACTGGGACGGATGTGACCAAGGATGCGTCGGACATGGTGGTGACCGACGACAACTTCGCGTCCATCGCCGCCGCAGTCGAAGAAGGGCGCAGCATTTACGCGAACATTCGTAAATCGGTTCACTATCTGTTGTCGTGCAATCTCAGTGAGGTCCTGGTGATGCTGGGGAGCACGGTATTGGGGTGGCCGCTGCCGCTCCTTCCGATCCACATTCTCTGGATCAATTTAGTGACCGACGGGTTTCCCGCCCTCGCCCTCGCCGTCGATCCGAAAGATCCCGATGTGATGAAGCGGCCGCCTCGCGACCCGCAAGCTCCGCTGCTCGACCGTGGCCGGTTTCTCACGGTCTGTGTGCAGGGCCTGGTGATGGCTGCGGCGACGCTGGCGGTGTTCGGGATCGCGCTCTCGATCGTGAAGGATGAAGTGTCCTTCGCGCGGACGATGACGTTCACCACGCTGGTCTTGGTGCAGTTTCTTCACGCCTTTACCTGCCGCCACGACCGGTATTCGCTGTTCCAGGTCGGGGTGGCCAGCAACCGGATGCTGGTGGGAGCCGTGCTTGTTTCGGCGCTCCTCCAGGGGGCGATTCTCCTCAGCCCTTGGGGGCAGGAGATTTTCAAAGTCGTTCCCCTGCGGGCCGACGAATGGTCGGTGATCGTTGGGTTCGGGCTGCTGCCGTTTCTGGTGATGGAGCTGTGGAAAGCCTGGAGCCGTGCGCGAAGCGGAAGACCGGAGACGGTTAGCCCGCATTATTCCTGA